The Aedes albopictus strain Foshan chromosome 1, AalbF5, whole genome shotgun sequence genomic interval cagccgtttctcaacgaaagttaatgaaattttgacagttgatcacaaaatccttctagtttatgtaaccggtatcatggttccggattttcccgttgttccggatttatggccgggggtactggggtaacctccttatcagatataggtgcaacctataatttgccttcgaaaactagcttgcggcatatcaaacttcatgattttgcgaaacaagagtattggaccatgtatCTAGAGattcatcgaaggaattccaagacaaatccccgaaggaactctaagaggataccccgaaggaattcccggtggaatccacgacggaatatcaagaggaatccccgaaagaatttcaggaggaatccatgaaggaagtccaggaggaatccccaaagaaataccaaaaagaattttcaaagtaattcgtgaaggaatcatcaaagaagaaggaggaaccatcgaaaaaaaaattagaggaatcctcgaagaaatttcatgaggaacccatggataaaattgaaaaagaatcttcgaaggaattttagagggaatccccataaggcatttcaggaggaatccctgcaggaatttcaagagaaaatttcgaaaataatcctgcgtgaatcccaaaggaattccagcaattatcctcaaagaaattccagcaggactccagtgggaacttccaagggaatccgcgtaagaatctccaaaggatttcaataacggatcaacgaaaaatatcctctgaaagagttataggagaaattcgtgagggatttcgaggaggaatcaccgaaggaatttcaagaggaatccccgaatgaattccagaagaaattccccaaggaattccattaggaaaccccgaaggacttctaggtggaatccccggaggaattcaatgagaaacttctggagcaatctacgaagaaattcgaagaggaatcacaacagaaattccaagaggaaactccaaaggaaatccaggaagaacctccgaagtaattgctggaggagttcccgtagaaattccagggggaatccccgacggaatgtcaggaggaatccccgaagaaatttcaagaggaatccttgaaggatgttcagcaggaatttccgaaagaactcgaggatcaatccccgaaataattccaggagaaatccccaaaggaactctaggaggagaccccgaaggaattccagaagatatctccgaaagaattcaaggagaaatctccgaaggaatccctgaaggaagtccagaatgaatgcttcgacggaattccaggaggatatcctgaagaaatttcaagagaaattacagaagaattcCCTGCATGAATCCCAGGGGGAAGAGGAAATCCCAtaggaagttcagaagaaatctccgaagaaactctaggagaaattgccgaggaaattccaggaggactcctggaggaattctatgaggaatccctggagaaaatcaaggaggaatctccgtaggaactctaaaagaaatcatcgaagaaattccaggaggaaaccctgaaggaattttaagagaaatccacgacagcgtatcaggagaaatccccgaaagaaattcaagaggaatccttgaaggaatgcaacattaattttgtttgtgcactgatcaccggcgcgaaaaataaaaaccggtggcgtgacaaactgcggcgtatagcctaggtgatcagaatcatgagataaaccatgtcaaagtacttcgttttaaatgcacactggcgccacatagcaacggaattacgcactaaacttaccaccatttgataaccATAGatcgtctgatcaactttgccgaagacacgaacattctaggtgatcagaatcaaagtacttcgttttaaatgcacacgggCGTcacatacatacactcccgttcaaaagtttggggtcaccccctcaaaaacatgtcatttttttaggcccatatctccgtcaatttgcgtccgatttcaaaaccctaggtttcattcaaaagataataagtcaaagaaactttgaacatgatttataagaaactttttcaaaaaattttgtatgtaaacttaacccaaagttgacaaattttctaaaaaatgaatataaacttacggcagtatcgctgaaagttgggtcgaccaaattttaagatgagagcggtaatatgacccattttctattagctttcaactgctttttacagaacttagctaaaaaatctagaaaaaaagttattaaataaattaatccttgatgtcatcgaccaaaagtttggggtcacccctcaatatgctgtatcggccaaaagtttggggtcactatcgtaaaccatggaaaagtgatttggtgatatcttcgtcatctatagttcaatttcaattatttttggctcatttcaaagataattaactaaatttacgtttgatgtctttaaattaacgtatttaacgatttttgtatataaaaatgttatgtaaagttagcgcattttaccacgcttcaaaaaatgaggcaactttacgttaagttttagtatgtaaatttcaacaaatatgtgtggttcaatgtctatgcggtaagtatcattcattttgtttcaaataagccaagaagaattaaaattgaatgaaagatgacgaagATACCAACAAATacgttttccatgttttacgatagtgaccccaaacttttggccgatacagcatattgaggggtgaccccaaacttttggtcgatgacatcaaggattaatttacttaataactttttttctagattttttagctaagttctgtaaaaagcagttgaaagctaatagaaaatgggtcatattaccgctctcatcttaaaatttggtcgacccaactttcagcgatactgccgtaagtttatattcattttttagaaaatttgtcaactttgggttaagtttacatacaaaattttttgaaaaagtttcttataaatcatgttcaaagtttctttgacttattatcttttgaatgaaatctagggttttgaaatcggacgcaaattggcggagatatgggcctaaaaaaatgacatgtttttgagggggtgacaccaaacttttgaacgggagtgtacatacatacatttatttgttcaacatcattaggacaagacataatcaacaacagtacgccacaatactcggtttgtggctgccgctctccatcctcggtcgcgcccaatgctcgccaagtcacgctccacctggtccgcccatcgtgctctctgcgctccacgccttcttgtgccagccggatcagttgcaaacaccagctttgcagggttgttgtccggcattcttgcaacatgccctgcccaccgtatccttccagctttggccaccttctggatgctgggttcgccgtaaagtgcagtgagctcgtggttcatccttctccgccacacaccgttctcctgcacaccgccgaagatcgttcttagcacgcgtcgctcgaaaacttcgtgtgcttgcaggtcctcctcgagcatggtccatgtctcgtgcccgtagaggatcaccggtcttattagcgttttgtgcatggtgcatttggtgcgtgggtgaatctttttcgaccgcagtttcttctggagcccgtagtaggcccgacttccgctcatgatgcgccttcgaatttctcggctcacgttgttgtcagccgtcagtaaggatccgaggtagacgaattcctccaccacctcgaaagtatccccgtctatcgtaacattactacccagacggatccggtcgttttcggttccgcctaccagcatgtactttgtttttgaggcattcaccaccagtccgacctttgctgcttcgcgtttcaggcgggtgtacagttctgccaccgttccaaatgttctagcgataatgtccatgtcgtccgcaaagcacacaaattgaccggattttgtgaaaatcgttccccggctgttgagcccggctcgtcgcatcacaccttccagcgcgaagTTGAAGAGtaaacatgagagtccgtcacattgtcgcagtccccggcgagatacaaatgaactggatagttcacccgaaacccttacgcagttttgcacaccgtccatcgttgctttaatcagtctagtcagcttcccaggaaagccgttttcgtccatgattctgcaTAGCTCTGcgcgtcgatactgtcgtatgccgctttgaagtcgatgaacaggtggtgcgttgggacctggtattcacggcatttctggaggatttgccgtacggtaaagatctggtccgttgtcgaccggccgtcgatgaagccggcttgataacttcccacgaactcatttgctttaggtgacagacgacggaagatgatctgggatagcactttgtaggcagcattcaaaatagtgatcgccctgaagttctcacattccaaatggtcgcctttcttgtgaatggggcagattaccccttccttccactcctccggtagctgttcggtttcctagatcctgactatcagccgatgcagacaggtggccaacttttctgggcccatcttgatgagttcagctgcgataccatccttatcagctgctttgttggttttgagctggtgaatggcatccttaacttccctcagcgtgggagttggttcatttccgtccaccgctgcactggcgtcgtcgttccttccgttgccgtgggctcccgtgcctacgttctccacgccgttcaggtgctgatcgaagtgctgcttccacctttcgatcacctcacgtccgtccgtcaagaggcctccgtctttatccctgcatatttcggctcgcggcacgaagccgttgcgggatgtgttgagcttctgatagaacttccgtgtttcttgggaacggcacagcagttccatttcttcacactccgcttcttccaggcggcgctttttctcccgaaagaggcgggtctgctgtttccgcttctgtttgtaacgttccacgttctgtcgagtcccttgctgcagcattaccaccctcgctgcgttcttctcctccaaaaccgttctgcactcttcgtcgaaccattcgttccgtcgattccattccacgtacccgatggtgctctcggctgcgtcgttgatggctgctttcactgtactccagcagtcctctagaggggcctcatcgagctcgccctcgtctggcaacgcggcttcgagattctgcgcgtatgctgaggcgacatccggttgcttcagtcgctctaggttgtaccgaggtggtcgccggtaccgtacattgttgatgacggagagttttgggcgcagtttgaccatcaccagatagtggtcggagtcgatgttggcgccacgataggtcctgacgtcgataatgtcggagaagtgccgtccgtcaatcagaacgtggtcgatttgatattccgtctgctgtggtgatctccaggtgtaacgataagggagggcgtcacatagcggcggaattacgcactatatttaccaccatttgatagccatagaccgactgaccaactttgctaaagacaagaacattctaggtggtcagaatcttgagataaaccatgtcaaaatacttcgttttaaatgcacacgggcgtcacatagcggcggaattaggCACTAtatttaccaccatttgatagccatagaccgactgatcaactttgccgaagacaagaacattctaggtggtcaaaatcaagagataaaccatgtcaaagtgcttcgttgtaaatgcacactggcgcctcatagcggcggaattacgcactaaacttaccaccatttgatagccatagttcttctgatcaactttgctgaaggtctaaactatgtaggggatacggtttttaagatacagttcagaaagtgatgaagtcttcaggtgacgccaaactttctgggggtgctgcaatatgcaactggggtgttgcaatactaggcgatgcgattccatgtttatggcgggtagtgtaggtGTTAATAAAAATCCAAAATCAAGCGGTGCCAGCCTGTAACGGCGAGCCTAactccttcgcaagaagtggcATTGTTAGTTCTTCAGTAAGGAAAATTGAAGAGCCATGAGCAGGATGCTGCACACGCAGGTCAACcgtgggagctccgatccacTCTATGGCAAGCCATCCGGTGGAGCAGTTCACGCAGCTGTTCCACTGTATAACgatcgtgctaacagggcgaatgccggtggtaatagcgggtgacttcaatgcctgggccgtggaatggggaagccgtttcacgaaccagcggggtcagatcctgctagagacactggccatactagatgtcgacctggctaatgtcggtaccaagagaacctttagtcggaacggtgcagagtcgatAAAAGACATTAATTTTTGTAGTCCTGCCCTAATAGGTTGAActactggagagtagacgataaccACACtctcagcgatcacctggcggttcgcaaaAATATCGACTAcaccaacagcaggcagcggcaCAGGAAGAGGCGGCGGGTATGCCAAAGCCAAGCCTTGCAGGCGAATGGTTGATGTAGGTGCAAACTCGGCTGGGACACATCTGTTCCACCGGTTGGCGTCAGTGAGTAACAGGATATTTAGCATAAATTCGTCGATTTTGTGCACTTGAGCATTCTTCCTTTAACCTCGTTCATGAATGCCTGGAAGTTCTGGGTTCCAATGACGCTTCAGATAACGCGTGTGTGCTTATTTTTGCCGTACTATCTCTTTCGCTGGGTTCTGTACTGTTCGATTGGATATGTCGAAGTCGGTGGCACCAGTCAACACGATGTGGTTTAGAACCACGTTTCGTAAAAGGGTAACTTGGAACAATCTCATCTCCCACGGAATGAACCTCGACGAGCTCACATTGCACTTCCTTTGGTGGCACAGACCAGCAAGGCTTGGAGTACAGGacatcccagtcaacacacgatcgcatatgatgtagaataagatgctaaagtggaggcgatatgcgtacactttacacgcggttaaatggaagcatgtacgcatatggcctccacttaagcATCATATTCTACaccatatacgacttcgtgttggctgggataTTCCTTTGCTAGCCAAGTATGAAACGCCGAAAGCGATGATCGTTATTCCCGCCGTCGAGAATGATATTTGGTATTCACATCTCCAGCAAACGCTTCGGATCGGCGCTCTCGTTCGTCGGTTTCGTGAGATCTGTTTCCGCTACAAGAACCAGCAGGAATGTATTGTAGACCTCTGTCTACAGCCGAAATTGACCAGACCCTGATTACCCTGGTTCGTCAGGCTCCGCACGAGAACTTCGAGAAGAAAGTTCATCaactacacaagtttacaaaataaaacgaaagtcgtgaacttctgtcaacgaccaaagtttttgaagcacaatttagtgctgatttcgaaaccgaccttcaaaaacttttaagtagaatagtttttgagttttagctcaatatcgagttttgtaacttttcaaaatatgtaatttactaaaattcaaatatattgcgttttgtttaaccaattttaaatcttcttccataaattaaaagctgaatacaataccattcgaacatctgaatacaggttttgcatcagattgatgaaattcaagatattggcgagttttagggatgaacttcttaaattttagcaaaatttccaaaattttttgaagaaatgtatttttttcaataagaaaaaaacaacttaaaaattctttcttgacgtttatttgacatatcatatgtaggcgagttacgataaaaatttcagctcaatcggagcattgattacggagaatgaaatgtttgaagtgagcgactttgcttaaaaatagaacaaaaatcgatttcaaatcatcaaccttgtatggaaagtcgaaaaaatttccgctctactgttatttttttccttcgccttttcgaactcagggcatgattctacaccaaaaacgatcatcagcttaccgagttcaaaaatgctgtaaactagtgctatcATTCACTGCGTAGGAAGGCTAAAAATCAAAACTTCGGTTCCTGAACCCTCATTTGGTGGATGATGTAATTCGCCTTGGCGACCGGTTACAGAATCCTTTTACTGGTGAAGCATCGATTGACCGACCTCATGGTGATGGCCATAAGGCACTCCTCGCTAGTCCTGAATTGTTGCTTTTGTCCAGttttgtgcattatcaccatcataacacaaaaaagccgcaacatcaacattgcccttcttcctccatcaacgctacagctgaccgtctctatgttgctaacgaacacattcgagacgaacgcaacgctctttctctgcaaatctcctgagcagccgaacgcttcttaacagtcgttccgacgcagagctatgtcactcactgctgggagactctcatctgaaagggccaggatgaaggtcaatttgttaagtaggcGTAGAACTAAAACTCGCTTCGGTTTTTCTttgtgtggttcgaaaacaagagacgatcgctgctgctggatgtggttgactctgcattgaacgagggttggcttgagtggcttttgcgtgaatcgattatgttttgatggactgtgtttgtcgtatgaagtgatggttaaagcgagtgtcgttcgacattaaccatcctgaaactgcacaagccTGCTCTTGTCCCTCCACCAGAATCGCCGGCCTTTTGTCGGCCGGAACCTGGATTGAATAATTGTATTCGCCCATGCTAAACCAATGCTGCTTGAGAAACTGAAGGTCCAAGTTCCTCCGGTGCGAGCTACTTAGCCCAAGCAAAGCCCATGTTACACAAAAGTCATGTCACTACTTCCAGCATTGTGCCTAAGTCACAGTGACAAAACAAAACTTGTGCTTTCATGAATgttctgtgacatgtgtgctgcttggcaGACGTTAGCATCGACCTAACTGGCCGTTTCTACATGTACCCATTCACTCGAAGCTGCATTCCCCCACTAGCTAACGTGTACATCGTTGTGCGGGTCTGCCTAGTGACTAAAACGGCTCACCTCTACCTTATATCTGACCTTACTACCGATGTAATCGCGATTCTCGGGTGATTTGTTTGCCACTCTGCAAAACCCATACTGTTGGATTAAAGCTCCGGTTCCATCCGTGTATGTACTTTGCAAGAGATGCACCAAATTACATACCACAGATCAGATAAACCGAagcgttttgaaaaaaaaaacctgttgcAGCTGTTCTAACCACCACCGCTAGAAAATCCACGATTTGACTCAACACCGCCACCCATACTTACGATACGACTTAGTAGTATCATTATTGACTAGCGGGAACTCGCATCCCGGCTGCGGGCTCGCCCCGTTATTCGTGTAGAAATCCTGATGTCCCACGTTCAACGAGGTCCCAATGATGTCCTTGTCGGTGTGAATGGCCTGCACGAACACCGCATCGCTCTTGTCCAGCCGCTTGCTCTCCGGCAGCAGGAACGGCTTAGTGAATGCCGGACCAGCCGGATCCAACCCGATGATCATCGGTACCGTTCCGTCCAGCGCATGCCCAGCAATGCCGGAAATGTGCGCTCCCATACTGTGACCCACCAGGGTCACCTGGTCCATCGTCAGGCCCTGCTTCAACAAGAACTTCACGAACTTGGCCAGGTAGCGTCCAACCTTCGGCGTATTCTTCGCCGCCAGATTGTACTCGACCAGCGCCAACCGGCTCCAATCCACGGCGCACGCATTGCCTCCGACGTTTTCGATGTAATCCGCTATGGTTTCCTTCATCCAGGTTCGGTTGGTGTTGTCGGTCCAACCGTGGGTCAGCATCATCAGCGGCTTCGACACATCCAGCTTGTAGTGCACGTCCGGGTCGTTTATCGTCACTTGCATGTAATCGCCGTGATCCCTGTGAATTACAAAACGATGATGTGCCGTTGAGATTATCTAGAGCGGGCGACCGCTTTTTACTCCAAATCATTCACCAGGGAAACCTTACCGATTGGCACACCAGAACGTTACCTCCGACCGGAGTTCGTTCGTACCGAAAAAGATTTGCGACAGAGTGTTGCCTACCGCTCCGGCCACCATGCCCAACCGGTTCACTAGCAGCTCATCCTCGTCCAGGACCTGTGGGCGTGCAGCTGAAATGGATATAGGTACGGAAGGACGAAAAAAATGGCATCAGATTAATCCTGTTAGAGACGAATGTGGGGAAAAAATGGCGAATCATCCACATGAGGACATAGAGAGCTTTGCTCTACATCAGGATGAAAACTAAGTTATGTTGATTGgcatgaattcctcctaagaGTTCTATTGAACTTCTCTACTGAACTCCTTTAAAGAGTTCTACTGAACTTCTCTTAGGAGTTCTACTGAACTACTTTTAGAAGTTCTACTGAACTCCTTGTAGGGGTTCTACTGAACTCCTTTTTGGAGTTCTACTGAACTTCTCTTGGGAATTCTAtcgaattcctctaaggaattttATTGAACTCCTCTTTGGAGTTCTTCTGAACTCCTCTTAGGAGTTCTATTGAACTCCTCGTAGGAGTTCTACTGAGCTCCTCTTAGAAGCTCTACTGAACTACTCTTAGGAGTTCTACTAAACTTCTTTTAGGAGTCTTACTGAGCTCCTCTCGGGAGTTCTACTGAACTCCTCTTAGGAGTTCTACTGAACTCCTCTTAGGAGTTCTACTGAACTTCTTTTAGGAGTCCTACTGAACTTCTTTTAGGAGTCCTACTGAACTCTTCTCAGGAGTTCTACTGAAATTCTCTTAGGAGTTCTACTGAACTCCTCTTGGGACTTCTACTGAACTCCTCTCAGGAGTTATActaaattcctctcaggagttctATAGAACTCCTCTAAAGGAGTTGTACTAAGCTTCTTTTATGAGTTCTGCTGAACCCCTCCCAGGAGTTCTACAGAACTCCTCTTAGGAATTCTACTAAACGAACTCTGTTTGGGAGTCCTACTGATCTCCTCTTAGGCGTTCTACTGAACTCCATTTAGAATTTCTACTGAACTCCTTTTAGAAGTTCTACTGAACTCCTTTTAGGAGTTCTACTGAACTTAGAGGTTCACCATAATCGAAATTTGATTGAACTCCTCCAAGAGCTTTGTTGGGGTTTTATAAGAGTTTGACCCAGTccattcctttgagaaattcaccCACAAAATTCAATCATCAATTTTCATCCCCACTGTACGAAAAGTAACATAGACCAGGCAGCGTGCAGTTGATGTTGTCCCACCTGAATCCTATTCATCCATGTGAATGCAGATGAGTCCAGTCTGCACACGGGTGTGCCGACAACACATTACTCGCTCGCTTCGCATCGAACAAACGAAAAGAGGATTAATATTCACCCATTCAAATATTGCCGGAATATGAACTGGTTGGTACGGGGTAGACCTAGACAGACACCACGCAAACGCTATAGGCCCACCCTACATCTCCATGGGGAACAGCACTCACGGAAGCAAACTAGCTAGCTTTATCCGTTGGTAGTCCTTGTTCTAAGCCGGACCAACCAGAGGCAAGCCGCTGCCACTTGGTGCAAGTAAAAATTCGAACCGATATTGGTTCTGGCTTTGCCACGCCACACTCACTAACTGGAGTGTGAGGTATCAGACTGAATGGATTGAACTGACTTCGGATGGCAAGTGGAGAATTGATGGTCAATTCAGTGATGTTGACGGGTCCAAGTCTGGACGGTGGTTGAATGCAGTCCGGGTTGTTCCCATCCATTTGTGTTTTCGAATATGAATATAACTGGTATTGTATGAGAGCAACCCTAGTTGCAATTGTACCTGCTATTCATGTTCCATGCTGACGAGATGTAATGTAAACAATTTCTAGCGGGATGATTTTCGGCGTCTAATTGATGAAGATACAGTACAAAATGTAAATAGAGTTGAAATTGAACTCATGATTTATGATTGAAAAAGGTATAGCAAATGAAgattagtaaaaaaaatcaatttatgtaGAAGAAATTAAATCTTGAGATAGGGCACCTAATGGAAGTGGTAGACGTTGCTggaagtagacctgtgcgccgccgcgccacgccaccgccgccggcactttttgtcccacgccgacgctgaccgaggtatcggcggcgcgccatacgccagtgtttgtcacgccgccgattttcatttttcgcgccggtgatcagtgcatgaACAAAATTAAGTTCATATAAAGTAAAGATGAAAAATTCTCACGATTACTATAATAAAATTTTGACTGTCACTATCATAAAACAATTCTGTAGAAGATTtattaagaacttctgaagaaattcaaatggaatttcaaaGTGTGCATTCAAATAcgaattctatgatttttttttaatatctgccCAGAACTTTTTCCATACATTAATCTGGGAATATTCAGTGTTGAATctaggattgttttttttttcaaaagatcttTCAGGAAGATCTTGACAACAGGAGTACCGTCAGGGAAAACTCtacgaattccataaggaattctttctggaggaTCCTGGGATGCcttctagagatacatcagagatgcatccagaagatcctcaggGTCTGAGAGTttagtcagggattccttctgaagttccttcaggaattcctacaaaagtttgtttagaaactagtccaggagtaccctcagagattcctccaggacatccttcacaaattcctccagaattccaacaagggatttctcctaacGTTTTGTAGGGATCGcccaaggagatccttcagggatcactccgggagttttATTAAGGCTTCCTtctagtattcctcctgaaattccttcagggaatcctcttggaattacttcgggatgcctcatgaaaatttttcagaggttctttcaggagttattttcaggattgctccagaagttactTCGATGATCTCTCCATGAGTTCGTTAAGGGATACTAATAGCTTCaagagggatgcctccaggtgttcaatagtaattccttcagaaatttatttcaacaggagttcgctcaggtatccttccagaagtacctttagagcttgtttcaggaggattcataaaaacctcctggagttccatcgagaattccgtaagaagtttcttcaggaattcctgcaggaagtcttGAGAAATCAGTCTAGggcttctttca includes:
- the LOC109405093 gene encoding phospholipase A1, with amino-acid sequence MSRNLSPCSDLCNASHSESHRHRNCTFFTRRRRSATTHVCRRRLTLTSSSSNRSRSRSALTLVVMVLGVLLAALGSVTMAPTTSGDGNLSITKIYNGERINYNVKFNSSPYDGHTRPVNKKTGRQEAILEYFPARPQVLDEDELLVNRLGMVAGAVGNTLSQIFFGTNELRSEVTFWCANRDHGDYMQVTINDPDVHYKLDVSKPLMMLTHGWTDNTNRTWMKETIADYIENVGGNACAVDWSRLALVEYNLAAKNTPKVGRYLAKFVKFLLKQGLTMDQVTLVGHSMGAHISGIAGHALDGTVPMIIGLDPAGPAFTKPFLLPESKRLDKSDAVFVQAIHTDKDIIGTSLNVGHQDFYTNNGASPQPGCEFPLVNNDTTKSYLQFICSHFKAVEYFRASLNRGNIFEGTNCNSYNNYKRGECTKNSRSDFGLFNNKLALGPLYISIDKTVYPYAKSIARRNR